In the Candidatus Cloacimonas sp. genome, TACGCTGGGCGCAAACTCTGCGGCTATTAGTTCTTTTAACCGGTCTTTTTCTTCCTGTAAAATTGTTTCCCCTGTTTTTGGAAGCCTGCCTTGTTCTATAAGCAGTTCATAAACAAAAACAAATTCAAAAAAATAATTAAAGCCCTTCCCCTCAAAGCCTGGCTTTGTTCGATTTATTTCTTCATGTACAAATTGTAAATAGTCTTGACAATGTGCGCCCAGCCCTGGGCAGTTTGCCGCAAAATTTTTATAATATGCGGCTTTTGCGTATTTTTCTTCTTTGGTGGCGTATACCCCGCTTTTTGCGTTTTCAATTATTTCCGCCGAGTGCTGCTGAATTATAGATAATATATTCCCCCGGCGTTCCCATGTGTCCCCCGGTGATCCTGGGCTTATATTATCGTTATAACCATAGCCGCCCGATCCGTCCGGGTGTTTCACGGCATAAAAGCCCGGTATTCCGTCAACTTCTTTTTTGTGCGCTTCTAATTCTTCCCCCGTCCAGGTTTCCGCTGTCCATTCTTCCGGCTGCGGATCGGCTGCGCCTGTTTTTGGTGTGGTGTCTGCCATTCTGCCCGCTCCCCTTGCTTTTTCATTTTATCGGTTGTTATGTGCTTCCCTGTGTTCAATAGCTTTTCTTTTAATATAGGTTAGCCTGTAAAAATAATTTCTATTGCCTGTATTCCCGTTGTTTTCGCCTGTTGGTGGTTTGTTTCCCGCTCGCTGTGTTCTGTGTGTCCTTTTTCTTTGTTTCTATGTCCGCTAATGGTAATTAGTACCCATACAATACTATTTTACTTTTTCCCCGGCTTTTTGTCCGGCTGCGGATCGGTGAAGCTTGCCCCTTGTATGTATTGTTTTATGTTTTCTTCCGTTATGTGATATACCCCGCTAATTCTTCGAGCGGGCAGTTTATTAGCCGCTATATAATTAAATATCGTTGCTTTGCTTAAGCCCAGCATTTCCGCCGTTTCCTCTACGGTGTAAACCTTTACCCCCAAAATTTCCCTCATGCTTCATCTTCCCCCTGTCTTTTTATTTTGTCGGCTTCTATTAGATCGTTTATAAATTCGGTTATACTTTTCCGGTCATACCATGCCGCTTCTTGTAAATATTCTTTGTATTGCGGGCGTAATTTTAAATTTACCCGGTAATGTTCCGGCGGTGGCGCTGCTTTCTTCTTCTTGCCCTGTGTGCCTTTTGTGTCCTTTG is a window encoding:
- a CDS encoding helix-turn-helix domain-containing protein, whose product is MREILGVKVYTVEETAEMLGLSKATIFNYIAANKLPARRISGVYHITEENIKQYIQGASFTDPQPDKKPGKK